A stretch of DNA from Pagrus major chromosome 22, Pma_NU_1.0:
ACCAAATTCATGTTGGAAAAGATCAGGACAAACGGGTACGAAAGCCGTGGGATGTTATGTGGCAGACTCCCCTCCAACAATAGGCTTATTGTCTATTTTTGTATCCATCACCTACGTTGTATGTGTCACTTTTACATTTATCATGTGGTACTAAATGTGCATAAAGCTGACATAAAGGGACAGAGAAGTCCTCCTCGCCTGGCTAAGATTACAAAAGTCATAACCCACATCAACATAATAACCTAAGAAAGGAACAGAGGTATGGTTCATATGATTAAATCAGAGCACTGCGGCAATTTCAGAAGTTGGAGTTTTATAGCATAAATAAAAactcacaaataaacaaattgatttaaaaagacgttatttacacccttttttaagctgtgtgtagtgtgtgtagaGTGTGTAGACAATGACAGACTTTTcatctttgggtgaacttatctcTTAATGTCTCACGCAGGCTGATGCTGACCTGCGCTACACACCCCAGCACAaacccctgctgctgcagctccccaATATGAAAACCGTCAAAATGACCGTCAGCTTCTCCAGCGTGGTCTTCAAGACGGTGTCGGAGATCTGTCGAGTGCTCAGTGAGTCCTTTTCTGATTGCGGTGTTCCTTTTTGTCCTTCCTGCTTTTGTTCTGATTTAGTGCGTCTTAAACGGACACATCCTCGTTTGATCTTTCAAACGAACCTTCCTTCCATATTGTTCCTGATCCCTCACACCGTCTCCTGCTAACTCCATCAGACATCAGAAGATCAGAGGAACTGTCCCTGCTGAAGCCTCCGGACGATCCctccaagaagaagaagaggaacaagAACTCAGCACAAGAAGACATCTGGGACATCGATTTACTTAGCGGGGGACCAGGAGGCACAGGTACGGTGAAACAATCGAGCTAAAATCAAATTTCACAGCACAGAAGCAcctaattttgttttgaaagcagtCTGCGGCGTCTCTCAGAAGATTGAGGCCAACAGTCACATAATGAAAAGAAGTGTTATTAATCACGTCTTGGCTGTGCTGTAATTTCTGCCTCCATAATAACATTTGTTGGGTGCAATATTGATGCTTTGTGTTTGGAGTGCTTGCTAAGAGGTATTGCAAGGTAAGACGTCTAATCGCAGTTAAAAGTCCAATTTTATTCATAGTTAGTTTAATTTGACGGATTAAagtatatatttaatttatttgatagATAGAATTTGATTTACTTTTATGAACGATATTTGATgcatgactttttgtttttgtttgtggcATCCTAcattaggagttaaaagaacagataaagtagACATCAAGTTATTCGAAtgataaactaaataacacgaaacaactggcccaacaaaatccaaccaACACCGAGGCTacaaaatggctaaaatgtaaagatattaGTTTGTAtagaatttatttttaaatgtataaactatttattacttgtcttttaattaaacacattttctcagtattttgtattttatttttatacatttaattaGCGACTATTTGCAATGTGTAACCTAGCAGTGGTTTTAGTGAAGGAGTAGTGTAGTGTCCTTAAATCAGCCTCATTCAGTGGCTTTGTATCACCATGTGGTCGTTTATACTCTCCGCTTGTGATCCAGTTACCCAATACGTATTTTAAAGTGTGAACAGGGTCAGTATGATGTAAATTATAATAACTGTAATGATAAATGTATTAATGCCATGTTTTTAATACATCAGTTACTTACATTTTCTTCCTCATGTTGTTTGTTCTAAGCTATTACACTATGGCCAATTAAGGATTCTGGTTTTCTGCACTTGGGCTATGGGCTGATTGGGTTGGTTGGACTTTTCTCATCTAGGCAGgtagaaaatgtataaaaattcGATAAATTCAGATTATTGTCCAAGCCTAGATGggatttctttgtcatttccaTGAGTTACCTCTgcatgaggaggagaagaaatgaGACGTATTTAATTGGAGTGCTGCTGAGATCTGACAGGCCACAGTTTTCATCAGTGAGATCTGAAAGAATTGTTCAGTATGCTGCCGTGTTCTTCAAGGTTTCcctcacactcactctctcgCTCTGACACCGAGTACCCAGTTCGGATCCCACATCAACCTAAAAATCACTCTAATTTAAGACCTTTTATCTCTGCCTTTAATGTCGTCCCAGTTATTACCTTTTGAGTTTCACCATGtgctattttgtttttatgagcCTGTCAAACTTTTTAATTCCTCTGTTGATTCttctttgaaaatgttcttttggttttattctttttgttttactctCACACCTCCTACACTACCTTTTTGACAAATctgattttaataatttatctTCCTTTCTCCTCACACAAGGCCCAATGTACAGCAAGACCATGACGGCCACCTATGACCCAGAGAACGGGATGCCGGTGTCCGCCACGAGCCTTTGGTTCGGAGAAAACCCCCTAGCCGAATGCCTGCCAAACCTGCCGCCTGCTGAGTTAGCCAAGATGTACCAGCCGCTCTCACTAACTGACAAAGCAATCAACAATTCAgggtagataaaaaaaaatgtagaccCTAATAATTTGGACGATATTTCCACCCACAGCTCATCTGATCGGTTGTTGCTATGATTGACAGGTGGTTGGACTCGTCTCGTTCTCTCATGGAGCAGAACATCCAGCATGAAGACAAGCTACTGCTGCGCTACAAGTACAATGTCTTCTTTGACCTCAATCCTAAAGTAAGAGACCCAAAAAAGTGAGGTATCTTTTTTTCCTGTAGCGCCCTGAAATAACATAAAGGGCAGACTTTGGTTTGAATTAAATACGAGTGTGCctctgtatctgtgtttcaGTACGACGCTGTCAGAATAACCCAACTGTATGAACAAGCGCGCTGGTCCAtcctgctggaggagatagaCTGCACTGAGGAGGAGATGCTGATGTTTGCTTCGTTACAGGTGAACGACGCGCCATCACAGCTAAGCAGACACATTATTCTAGATCTAGAAAGGCACTCACAAGGCTCTATAGACCATATTCatacggcggccattttcctctgacatcacgctcagggtaAGAAGCTCGATTGCTAGGTTTTAAGTCATGTAAACGGAGGCAGTCTGgcaaattattatcatttcatctttttcagttgaaataaactatttaaaacccCACGGCTTAGCTGAAAAATGCATTGACTAGAGATACAGGAAGTGGTCCTACCATTACAGCTCCACTACAAACAGATTAAACTACCCACCAGTATAAAGAAGTTAAATGAACTCAACCAtacaacatctacagcagtaaaatgcaacattaatGCATCGTAAATATTAATCAGAAAAACATCTTAGTAAGGTTTTGAacgcaggacttttacttttagaGAAGCATTTTCATCGTGTACATTTCTTCCAGCACTGCAGAACAAATACTATGAATAAAACTGTCTTTAAAATATCCTCTTATCAGCTCAGTCAGCCTGTCCAAGGAGGCGGGGTATTTCAAAACCCTGTGAGACTTTCCTGCTTACCTCTAAGCCACCGTATCACCTAATCATAACTTTACAAAAGTCCATTATGAATGTAACTGGTAATCTCTGGACAAGTGCTAACAGCAGCATCCTCAGCATAATAAAACTCCATCATTCAAAGCTGTTAGATATTGAGCCAAAAGCTATATTTTTAGCACTTGCAAGCATTTTTTAACTAAACTAACTCATGGCACTCATTGTATATTATCAAGATTTAAAATGGCTAGCAACCGTCAACCACAGTTCTCCAAGGGGCTGTTTAATGTGGCCAAAATTAGTTTTAAGTACAGTTTATGTGTGTCTTGTGGAGCCGAGAATATTATCCATTCGGGAGAGGGGGGTTTGGTGGCTTAATCCAATGCGAGGACGTGTCAGGACATGGGGAAACTGGAAGGGGAGGCTCGTAGGGACGGACAGAGAAAGATAGGAATAGGAAGAGAGACTGAGTAGCAGGAAAATCAGTATGGTAGGAAGTAAAGCTCCTTAGCAGACAGATTTGCTCTAAGGAACGAATGATTACCCTGATATCTGTGGGAAAGTTTCAGCTGTGACATTCTCTGTGTCTGAATTTCAGTCTGATCCGCTCAGCAGTTGTATTTTGCAACTGTTGGGACAGTGATTCAGATCAGTGTTGTGCTCACCTACACATTGGCTGGCACACATGGCTGTGCTCAAACCTCCCTCTGACTCACGCCAGCCTTGCATAACCTCTTAAGTCATGTCGGAGAACTTCATAATGACTCGTGCTTGTTGCTTGCGAAACTAGCTATTTAACCATCGCGATAATGAAAGTCACGTTGATGTTTTAATTACTAATAGCTTCCTTTCCCACCCCTCCCCCAGTATCACATTTGTAAACTGACTGTGTCGAATGAACCACTGGACCGCTCCAACGAGCCCGAAATAGATGAAGTAGAGGCCGCCCTGTCCAACTTGGAGGTGACACTTGAAGGCGGACTCACGGACAGAATTCTGgtaaacatattttttggaCTGGAGTGGATGTTAACCGTAATTTGAAGGGTTTTCGGGTCTGTTACAGTAGAACACCTGTTTTTTAAGGTGGGCCTCCGATGATTGCATGTCTTAACATGGTGATGTCAGGAGAAGACACTGGATAATTGACAGTTGTTTGTCCCGCCCCCAGGAAGACATTACAGACATTCCAGAGCTGGCAGATTCCCTCCGTCTGTTTAGGTAAACCCAACTTTATTCACCCTGTATTGTCATCACATGAGGATCACTAATAACTGGAGTAAAATCTCAAATATTTGTCTCTGAAATTGATGTTTACACCTTTAATCGTTCGCCTGTTTAGTGTCCTTAAATCAGCCTAATTTAGTGGCTTGCAAGACAATTTTGTAGCAGCCTCGAAGGTGATTTATGGGACAAGCGAAATATGTTCTCTATACAGATTTTTTATGTGTATTCATGTTACTTTTAGACGTATAATGGCCTATAGGTCATCTGAAAATTGATTACaggaaaaaacattcaataagTAGCCTGTgctatttttgaaaaatgtattttattcagATAAGGTCATGAACTGCATTTCAGGCAAAAAACAATGACatggttttctctttttttaatctctaaTCAGGCCGAAGAGACTAACACTGCGGCCGTACAAAGAGTACTGGTTTGTTTTCAAGGACACCACAATCTCCTACTACAAGAACAAGGAGACGTCCAACGGAGAACCCATAGAGCAGTTTCACCTCCGAGGTCGGTGACAAAAATGCATTTCTAGATTCATTCTGTGATAACATTGGCAGATCTGTTGTGTCTACTTCTTTGGTTAAAATCACCACTGTGTCTTCCTCTCCAGGTTGTGAGGTAGTCCCCGATGTCAACGTGACAGACAAGAAGTTCGGCATCAAGCTCCTGCTACCTGTCGCTGACGGGATGAACGAGGTGTACATCCGATGTGACAATGTAAGAAGGCCCACGTCTTGGTCCCCAGCAATCCCGCCTCTTTTTAAATTCCCTGTACAAGTGTTGGGATGTTACTGTAACTGTGTCCTGTCATGTCCTTTGCTGCAGGAGACACAATACGCCAAGTGGAAAGCTGCGTGCATCCTGGCCTCCAAAGGCAAGACGATGGCCTACAGCTCGTACAAGTCAGAAGTGAAGAGCATCCAGTCCTTCCTGCAGATGAAGAGCCTGGCGCCCCCTCCTGGTCAGGCAGCTCCTGACCTCGACGCCATGGAGATGAACGCtgaatgttttgtttccccACGCTACGCCAAGAAGCACAAGACCAAACAGGTCTGTTTAAGGGCTACGTGCAGTATGCTAGACTTTGCCAACATCCATCAGAGTCACGTCACTGTTATGACTAAATATGTTTGCTAAATCTGCCTCTGGTGACTGTTTCAAGCTAACAGCACGTATCCTGGAGGCCCATCAGAACATAGCACGGCTGTCCCTAGTGGAGGCCAAGATGCGCTTTATCCAGGCCTGGCAGTCGCTTCCAGAGTTCGGTATGAACTACTTTATTGTCAGGTACGGTGCAAATAATGAGGTATGACACACATACAACTGGTGATATATATTTGAAcgtttaaatatattttataacgTGTAATTTTGGAGGTTGtccttttatttgtgtttcagatTCAAAGGCGGTAAGAAGGACGAGATTCTGGGGATCTCGTACAACCGTCTGATTCGTTTGGACGTAGCGACCGGCCTGCCCGTCACCACGTGGAGGTTTGCCAACATGAAGCAGTGGAATGTTAACTGGGAGATAAGACAGGTGAGGTGATGGTTGAGCCACatattgatgatgatttttcagGTGTCTCCTCAGTCAGCATTACCTCAGAGACATGAATCCTTTCTATGCAATTACAGGTGACCATAGAGTTCGACCAGAACGTGTCAATAGCCTTCTGCTGCTTGAGCTGCGACTGCAAGGTGGTCCACGAGTTCATCGGAGGTTACATCTTCCTCTCCACGAGATCCAAAGACCAGAACCAGACGCTAGACGAAGACCTGTTCCACAAACTCACTGGAGGCCAAGAATGAGCGGAGATATAAGCCTGTGCTTCTTAAAAGGACatctgttgtttatttacatacatgttaCAGCGTGAAAGCACAGAATGAACCTACTGTAGCAGTGGTAACCCTGAACACTGTAATGCTGTATCACGGTCAGAGAAATTTCTACTTTTCACTCAAACAACAGCAATAGCATAATTTTTGTCATCTATATCCTGCTGTGAACAGTTACAGCAATGTACACTGCACTAAGAAAATAATGTTGTCAATGTAGTCTAGATTTTCCTTTCTCTTGAAAACTTGGAATGAGCACATATTTGTAAgaattaagctttttttttttaggtgaaaAGATTTTTCCAACAGAAcaaatgtttgtaaaaaatcaataaagttttttttttttatatttcacagcttgtttcacactttttttattAGATGAATGTTTTCATTGACTGTTACATTTATCTGTTTTGCTGCTCATggtgatgaaatgtaatttcaCAAATGACAGAAATCATGGAATTTTTTATGTCCATGTTAATGGCAGGGATGCTTCGTAATGTAACAGATACTGTATGGTACGCACATACAGCAACCTTTGAACATGTCTTGGATTCATGAAGGACTTCATCCATGATTGATGTGACTTCCAGCCTGCTTTTGGAAAAACTGAAAGCTTCTGAGTGCTGGGAAACCTGCTCCAGATCAGCTGCAATTCTGATGCTGTAAAGGCTGATTTTTTTACTCTCCACTGgtctttttttatgtattgACATCTGTTCCATATTGGGAGTACATAACccttaaattatatttaaatagcagtaaaataaaactgcaaCCTGCCCGAGTTCTGAACTGAATTCAGGatatttgaaatattaaacCTGCAGTCACTATTTTGATGAAGCTTAATGCAGCAACTAAATATGACAGTAAAGCTGAGTTTAATAGAATTTTTACAGTATAAAATAAGATTGAAGACTGAACGACCTACTGTCTGATTGTACTCGAGACCTTCTAGTGACTTCAGATTTCTCCCAGGTTGCatcatttatttcaatttgaCCAAACCCTGCTGAGTCTTGTGCCGTGTAGGATGCTTTCTTGTGCTCTTTCTGCCGCCTCACTGCCACACTGCTGTACACTAGTGGTGGGCAGGTGGAGCTGGCACACCATTTAAAAGCAGTTATAAAACACCAGACTGTGGGCCCATGCTGGGAAATGAGATGCACCCACCCAGGCCGGGGCGTTGACGTAGTCACACATCTGCCATGTTCGCACccttttaaacttttaacaGTGTTGAAATGCAAAGCAGCAGTATCAGCTTTCATGTTGCTGGGCTGACTCGgtgtatttattcttttatgaCTACATACACATACTAAAATCCAGCTTGAATACAATGCAGTGCTCAGTAAcgtgtcatcatcatcaaatgTGGCACTGATTTGTTTCAATTTATAAAAAAATCTTCAACACTTTGtatattttgtgatattttgtgaCTGTGTGATCTTTACAGGAATACACTAGCCTATGTGAAGATGTCACATGTGTCATCCTGGGATATTAAATGTGCAAACATGCTGAAATATGATGAGAAAAGAGTTTCAATGACACAAATAATATAAAACCTAGAATGAGAATACTCTCTGCACatttcatacacacatacatgaaatAAGGGAAAGCTCAACTTCCCAGTTTTAGCCTAGAAGCCTATAAAACATGCATAAAATAATAAGACAGCAATATATATTCATTGGTTCCCTCGCTTTAGCGCcccctctctgctgcaggtaTATCTGCCGATGAGTCCGCTTTAATCGATGATTCGGAAATCTACTGTTTTACATCGCGGTCATCGCACGTCGCGTTCATTGGCCATCAAGCTCAGCGACGCGCATCCCAACCAATCACAGACGACGACGTTGAAGCCGGGCGCTCCGACAGTCTGGGATCGTTTAGTCGTCCTGAGGAAGCTAGGGAAACGAAAGCTAACACGTGGGAACAGcaatttcatgtgttttgctgtgactTCAGGGTAGTTAAGTGCCTTTTTCAACCGTGCCTTGTTGACGACGAGCCCGCGGAGACTCTCCGGAGCTGACAGTCAGCTCTTAGCAAACCTGCGAGCTGGTTTATCTGCTTTTGTAATGGCGGACAACGGAGACGATGACTCTCAGAACAGGATTAAACAAGGCGACTACGTTGTGTTGAAACGAGGAGATATCTTCAAAGCTGTGCAGATTCAACCGAAGAAGTAAGTCAGAAACTGTACATGCAATACACCTTTTAACTAGCTTCACATAGGTCCCACTGTATGCCTCTCATATATTATAATTTCTGTGTCTGGGCACTGACATTAACACAGTGGACCTCCTGCAGAGGCTAATGAAGGGCTCTAAACATTTTCCCTCTTGTCTACTCACAGGAAGGTGATCTTTGAGAAGCAGTGGTTCTTCCTGGATGGAGCAGTGGGAAACTTTTACAGCACCACATTTGAGATCGTGTCCGGGGTCCTGCAGCCGCAGAAGCTCAAGAACACAGACAGCTTCACCGGTGTGCAACCTGCTGTGATCAGTCCCATTCATGTTTTGAGTCACACAGCTGACACTTCCTGCGCCTCCAGAGGCATTTAGATGTGTGATGCATTTCTCTTATTTCCAGACTGCATGCAGTGAGCCAACTGAAAGGCCACTGACAGCCTGTTactgtttcatttttcactttgagTTATCTTCTCTACGTCTCTTTCCTTTCCCAGATGCAAAAGAAGCGGGCacagacaacagaaacattGTAGACGATGGTAAATCCCAGAAACTGACCAGGGATAACATTGAGGACCTCAAAGAGCAAGGTCTGAAGGGTCAGGTACACAGTCATCTTGCAATTACGTACATAAATGGGAAAGTTTATGAAAGAATAATGCTGGCAATAATCtatgattcattgttttttttgttattgtcatcATATTCCATGCAAATCCAACAATGCATAGATCCTACTGACAAGTATTGTCCATCAAGGCCAAAAAACtactaaaaacacacaaatgaaccACATTATTGCACTGGGGCTATGTTCCTTTATTACCCTGGGGCCAATAATACTCACTATTATTAATCctcagctgaaaatagtccctagAAATGCGCCGTTAAGTCCTGTTTGAGTAATAAAAGTGACCCTTTGTAAGAGATTTACTTCGTTAGTAGGAACCAGTGGGCCACATGCTGGAAAGGGAAGACTAATTGTGTTGAGAGATGGGCCAatgcattgttgttttttgtcctgTCATGGGAACTTTATCTTTTTGAATCATCCGATAAAATGCTGAAGTATAACAGGAGAGAGACTAGTGACAGCATGTGTATGCGCTCCACAGGAAATCATCCAGCATCTCATAGATAACAGCTCGACGTTCAAAGATAAGACGGAGTACGCCCAGGATAAGTACatcaagaagaaaaagaagaagtgagTCACTTTTGATGATACACCCACAATCTCTTTGCAGACTTAAATTAATGTAGGGCGCTGTAATTAATGTTATCGGTTGTTCCCATCTTGTGCCCTTCCAGGTATGAAAATACTGTGAAGATTGTAAGACCGTCCTGTCGCATCCTTGCTATGATGTACCACGGCCGGGAACCAGGGAAGATCTGGTGAGGCAGCACATGGATTAACAGAATGTTTGtgaaagttgtatttttatGGAGTAGAAGAAGATGATGTGTATGTTTTCGTGTGATGCAGCCACCTGCGGTACGACACACTCGCCCAGATGTTGACTCTGGCGAACATCCACGCTGGCAGCAAAGTTCTGGTGTTTGATACTTGTGCTGGCCTCGTGCTCGGAGCCGTCATGGAGAGAATGGGGGGTACGTCAGTCCTGTGAACTCTTCTGCCATGTTTAATGGTTTTAGCTTGTTCTATACAAAgagtgtattttctttttctattttcctttttttcctcagccCTTTGTGTAATCACCCACTCTTTCCTCCTCATCCAGGCTATGGCTCAGTGATCCAAATGTACCCAGGAGGCGAGCCTGTCCGGGCGGGTATGGAGAGCTTTGGCTTCCCTGCACATTTTCACGATATGCTGCATGGGTTTCCCATCTGCCGTGTCAATGCTCTGCTGGCAGGCACTCTGGACACCACTGCCAAAGATCCCAGCACTGGTAGAGCTAGccttttttcattattgaaaGTCTCCAAGATGTTTATAGCCTTGTTGTTTCCAGAGGAAGTTACAGGCTGGTGCCGAAATGCCaaagaaagcaaaacatttCCCGGTTACACAAATGTTTTGCAAAAGATGGTTGTCATtttgtcaatatttttttaccttaaatGGAGGTGCATAGGCTTTTATTCAGAAGTacataaaatgaataatttatcaTGACTCTGTGACCTTCCTCTGATATAGATTCTGTCCTTCAACATTACAGATGTAAAACAGTCCAACatggctgcagaggagaggCAAAACAGGCCTGAGGCAGAGCAGCGGGGCAGTCCACAGGAGCAGAGCATGGAGACGAGCAGTGGTGCTGATGGAAGCCATGAccaggagaaagaagagaaggagaaacgCAGAGAAGCCAAAGTATGCCCACTATTTACTAACTGTACATACGTCATCTTCAGTATTTGTTTTACTGTCATGGctttatactgtatttgtaaCAGGAACAAGCCAGCCTGGAATATCAAAATTGAGTCTGAAAGAAGGagtcatttattatattttgtttttgttctttagGCTCAGGAAAGACTGgtgaagctggaggagaaacGAAAGAAGCTGGCAGCCGCTGCTGCCCTGCTGGAAGGCAGGAATGCTGATGGGTTGGTGTCAGATTCAGCTTCAGCTTTCACATTTCTGTTCCTGTGCAACCGCTGTGCCCCACCTTCAGCATCAGCCTCttctctcctccgtctctgCTATATCAGTTCTGGATTGCGCCCATAGTAAACAACAGTAATTAAAATAGATCTACAAGGATGAGAAACTGATGAATGACTAAACTATTGTAAAATCTGTCCATAAAAGTCACAATAaatcctctgacatcacagatgATGATTAGCACATGGTGGTGCCCTTTTCAAGGTGAACAAAGCGATTGCTTTGCAGTTTCCCCGTCATATAAAATGAAGAATCGCTTTATAGCTTTTGTTATGATTGATGGATGAAGTGTTGTGAGGGTGACATCCGAGCCAGAAGCACAAGTATCGATCTGGTTAGCCTATTGATTTTCCGACATCATAGCAGCTATATCATAAACAGTACCTCAGAACACAATTTTCCAGACCGCCCTAAATCAACCTCTTTTACTGATTCTCATCCAgctgtttaaaatattaaatcaatGCCTACAATAGGTACTAAATCCTGAAGCCTTCTGCTCATAACTCGCATCGCTGATGAGATAAATTACAATACTGCCAACCAACACATTTCCAACAACAAAGTGTTAGGTTTACATTGATTTCTTGTTGGACAGGTTTGTTTGAtcatctgtttgtttctcaCATGCAGGTTGGTTATAGCCAGTCGCTTTCACCCGTGTCCAGTCCTCATGGGCCTGCTCCCATTCCTCGCCCCTTCCAGGCCTTTTGTAGTCTACTCCCAATACAAAGAGGTAAGATCAACGATGATGGTCTGTATTAAGCAGAGCAGGCATCCACACTGTTGATGTTCCCCGCTGAATGAGCGTTATTAGTTGTCTTAGAAAGATACCTCATTAGCTGCCACTGCACACAGGTTTTTATTGCTCAGAGTTCCAGTGGGAAATGGCCCTATTGCATTACTGCAGCGGACATCCCTGTCACTGCCAAGGAGTTACAATGCCTATCACGTCCCTCACTTATTACCTCCGTTGTGCTTATGTTGCAAAAATGATTGtgctcggtgtgtgtgtttatgtgtgttgaCTTGTTGACTCTGCAGTCCTCCTCTCAACGCTCCTTTTTCATCTCTCCCCCCTCGATCTCTGTAGCCTCTTATCGAGTGCTACACTAAACTCAAGGAACACGGTGGTGCGGTCAGCCTCAGGCTCACAGACACCTGGCTCAGACATTATCAGGTAAGATTTAAAGGTATAATATAAACATTTCCGCATTAGAATCTCTAAAAACAAATAGATCTCTGTCGTATATTTTGTCGAGGTTGTGTTTCCAGCAATGCTCAAACCCAAACAAAATTAAGGATTGATTGACTATTTGTAATTTGAAAAGTGTCGTTTACAGCGAACCCATGAAGACTTATAACCCAAATCTGCATGTCTCGTTTTGGTGTCTTTCAACTCGTTGTTTTGGATTTTCGGTCCACAACTTACCTGTATTGACTTGTCGTCTTCCTTTTCtcatcagttttgttttcatatgtgtcaggcagctgttttcagtgaaaaaatacaaaaacaatacactTTACACTACCTGCAGGTGAATATAacggagcatttagcagctaatgagccagatatttttcccCTGGAGTTGGAGACTAAATGGGGAGTAAACAC
This window harbors:
- the fermt1 gene encoding fermitin family homolog 1, producing the protein MITAAEYGETSWELSVHVDQKHLDESMKFKLRVKGDLHIGGLMLKMVEKIKAPQDWSDHALWWEQRKCWLLKTHWTLDKYGIQADADLRYTPQHKPLLLQLPNMKTVKMTVSFSSVVFKTVSEICRVLNIRRSEELSLLKPPDDPSKKKKRNKNSAQEDIWDIDLLSGGPGGTGPMYSKTMTATYDPENGMPVSATSLWFGENPLAECLPNLPPAELAKMYQPLSLTDKAINNSGWLDSSRSLMEQNIQHEDKLLLRYKYNVFFDLNPKYDAVRITQLYEQARWSILLEEIDCTEEEMLMFASLQYHICKLTVSNEPLDRSNEPEIDEVEAALSNLEVTLEGGLTDRILEDITDIPELADSLRLFRPKRLTLRPYKEYWFVFKDTTISYYKNKETSNGEPIEQFHLRGCEVVPDVNVTDKKFGIKLLLPVADGMNEVYIRCDNETQYAKWKAACILASKGKTMAYSSYKSEVKSIQSFLQMKSLAPPPGQAAPDLDAMEMNAECFVSPRYAKKHKTKQLTARILEAHQNIARLSLVEAKMRFIQAWQSLPEFGMNYFIVRFKGGKKDEILGISYNRLIRLDVATGLPVTTWRFANMKQWNVNWEIRQVTIEFDQNVSIAFCCLSCDCKVVHEFIGGYIFLSTRSKDQNQTLDEDLFHKLTGGQE
- the trmt6 gene encoding tRNA (adenine(58)-N(1))-methyltransferase non-catalytic subunit TRM6, translating into MADNGDDDSQNRIKQGDYVVLKRGDIFKAVQIQPKKKVIFEKQWFFLDGAVGNFYSTTFEIVSGVLQPQKLKNTDSFTDAKEAGTDNRNIVDDGKSQKLTRDNIEDLKEQGLKGQEIIQHLIDNSSTFKDKTEYAQDKYIKKKKKKYENTVKIVRPSCRILAMMYHGREPGKICHLRYDTLAQMLTLANIHAGSKVLVFDTCAGLVLGAVMERMGGYGSVIQMYPGGEPVRAGMESFGFPAHFHDMLHGFPICRVNALLAGTLDTTAKDPSTDVKQSNMAAEERQNRPEAEQRGSPQEQSMETSSGADGSHDQEKEEKEKRREAKAQERLVKLEEKRKKLAAAAALLEGRNADGLVIASRFHPCPVLMGLLPFLAPSRPFVVYSQYKEPLIECYTKLKEHGGAVSLRLTDTWLRHYQVLPNRTHPLLLMSGGGGYLLSGTTVAMDRAKPAGSQRAEEPAPKRLKLTDTEG